Proteins encoded within one genomic window of Triticum aestivum cultivar Chinese Spring chromosome 2D, IWGSC CS RefSeq v2.1, whole genome shotgun sequence:
- the LOC123049641 gene encoding F-box protein At5g25290: protein METEIVVRNLPELPRDVLMDIFALLEIPDLKRAGSVCSSWCSVYTSLCSRLELYKRPQTPCLLYTSESAADNVACLYSLAEKRVYNLTLPDPPICSRYLIGSSHGWLITADERSELHLLNPITCQQIALPSVITNERVKPVFDDAGTIKEYELWEPKYDVELDCELDDHHKSTHALDKLRDLFYIRAYIFPHPSTRSYIVVLIHSGSQLSFARVGDCKWTLLPRGNDYEDCIYMDGLLYAFTSFGQIDTFDLHSPTITRNRIIGDMKTYTQGRLYVLQAPSGDLLQVHRILELEDTDDKEEEAILVTNSILLYKVDMAAKDLVLINDLHDQVLFLGCNQSQYRSADEFPQLKPNCVYFTDDEAYVWKYKNYCRDIGVINLENNKREEILPQLWCSWPNPIWVTPNLARMNWGCTNR, encoded by the coding sequence ATGGAGACCGAGATTGTGGTCAGAAATTTGCCGGAGCTACCGCGGGACGTATTGATGGATATCTTCGCCCTCCTGGAGATCCCAGACCTCAAGCGTGCGGGCTCCGTCTGCTCCTCGTGGTGCTCTGTCTATACCAGCCTATGCAGCCGGCTTGAGCTGTACAAACGGCCCCAGACGCCTTGCCTCCTCTACACCTCTGAATCTGCCGCTGACAACGTAGCTTGTCTCTACAGCCTCGCGGAAAAGCGGGTCTACAATCTAACTCTTCCGGATCCACCCATCTGCAGCAGGTATCTGATTGGGTCCTCTCATGGCTGGCTGATCACCGCCGACGAGAGGTCCGAGCTACACCTTCTCAATCCGATCACCTGCCAACAGATTGCTCTCCCGTCGGTAATCACCAACGAGAGGGTGAAGCCGGTCTTTGACGATGCAGGCACAATTAAGGAGTATGAATTGTGGGAGCCAAAGTATGACGTTGAGCTAGACTGTGAATTGGATGATCATCATAAGTCAACCCATGCTCTGGACAAGCTTCGTGACTTGTTCTACATCAGGGCATACATATTTCCTCATCCGTCTACACGAAGCTACATTGTGGTTCTCATCCACAGCGGATCACAACTTTCGTTTGCAAGAGTAGGAGATTGTAAGTGGACATTGCTGCCGCGGGGTAATGACTATGAAGACTGCATCTACATGGATGGCCTATTGTATGCCTTCACGAGCTTTGGACAAATTGATACTTTTGATCTCCACAGTCCTACCATTACAAGGAATAGAATTATAGGCGACATGAAGACTTATACTCAAGGGCGGCTGTACGTTCTCCAGGCTCCATCTGGTGATCTGCTGCAAGTTCACAGGATTTTGGAACTCGAAGATACTGATGATAAGGAGGAGGAGGCCATACTTGTGACTAACAGCATATTGTTATATAAGGTTGATATGGCAGCAAAAGACCTTGTGTTAATAAACGACTTGCATGATCAAGTGCTATTTCTCGGGTGTAACCAGTCGCAATACCGTAGCGCTGACGAATTCCCTCAGCTGAAGCCAAATTGTGTTTATTTCACTGATGATGAGGCATATGTTTGGAAGTATAAGAATTATTGCCGGGATATAGGTGTTATCAACTTGGAAAATAACAAAAGGGAAGAAATTCTACCTCAGCTTTGGTGTAGCTGGCCAAATCCCATATGGGTAACACCGAATCTTGCAAGGATGAACTGGGGTTGTACAAATAGATGA